From a single Diachasmimorpha longicaudata isolate KC_UGA_2023 chromosome 13, iyDiaLong2, whole genome shotgun sequence genomic region:
- the LOC135168807 gene encoding serine/arginine repetitive matrix protein 2 isoform X1: MDGCGGELCENILPRAQSPHCEIFVHKFPPRTSVESPTPCDMETGFLNFHDEEHFSDFSLSLDPHDSLEESSSSLMAIVDSDFDYNDCQGLDTSGGLWGTEEELNGDMAVLPHSGVASVIPKIENIKEDFAKVLIDWHEHIGYLQASDLEEDMDMSMPLAMVDKNTTEFDESIFDSLTASPTKTPRKLASNPSTPRKVTSNKSLPSIVTNPSQLPSSPGKIFEGSPEKSCISRKEEVLKIHEDNHSESDDCIDIETVPEEVPVLEAGDVKSLLEQFEASEATSLHPQIRSDPKNTPKTIPEPPKPVNDHCTVDKSKQTLLKKSLDTSASKLHKNIRDSLPKEVVDRIKASGRSKPISVIPALSNPKACKSSTRMQEAAATLSRNKLLKLVSNAPKVDGSVQLDHDYCGSSGGPEKPTKPIRKAQNNRLSMRKNIIKSKSGGDNSSKKDSGLESGDVSDASEEQTLAPADRTKDKSIGQINSNPQTEIANPVVKTVHAAAAIPNKAAPVYEMKIRSALATSILQLRQGVLTKTKSLPGIAKNKPMVSVLKKPPMPAALPIENVTTQAISKDEVQKVIVQEGSQNVPIPEEEKKPPRRKLNLAEYRSRREQTRSDNSRTCSPLQPMTLVYIHHASTTTEPIQDVPDNPVWSEREIVSVLKPKTEVEEDKVRVKAVTCDKGTQTNEDEEGEIKEEEEEVREVAKVNDRRMRNYRQRRESSSRSRSRSSGRSRSRSSSSSRSFSRNRSRSPQRSRRSGRRRESSDSRSRSRSTSSSSRSRSRSDSRSRRCSSRRRRISYRRSSVSSSSSWSSRSRSSYRSRTRSSRSRSRSSGSSRSSRYSGCSRSSRSNLTRKWSNRGGRSRSRGSSCSRRRRRSSCNYRSRSYRRSPYRRAYDNWYGNEKERQVEERRVIYVGRLEDGITKLELRRRFEAFGPVCDISLHFREHGDNYGFVTFAYKNDAYEAVEHGNDDITQPRYDLCFGGRRAFCKVKYADLDGMASNSLTSGPRSMSNDGDNTFDLLLKEAKAKLKKRKV; the protein is encoded by the exons ATGGATGGGTGTGGGGGAGAGCTCTGCGAAAATATTCTGCCGCGTGCCCAATCGCCACATTGCGAGATATTTGT TCATAAATTCCCCCCGAGGACGAGTGTAGAATCCCCCACCCCCTGTGACATGGAAACAGGCTTTTTAAACTTCCATGATGAGGAACACTTTTCAGACTTCTCCTTGTCCCTGGATCCCCACGACTCCCTGGAGGAGTCATCCAGCTCCCTCATGGCAATCGTTGATTCGGACTTCGACTATAACGATTGCCAGGGGCTGGATACATCAGGAGGTCTCTGGGGCACTGAAGAAGAGCTGAACGGTGATATGGCTGTCCTCCCTCACTCGGGTGTAGCCTCAGTAATTCCAAAGATCGAAAACATAAAGGAGGATTTTGCCAAAGTCCTGATAGACTGGCACGAGCACATTGGTTACCTGCAAGCCTCGGACCTGGAGGAGGATATGGACATGAGTATGCCTCTGGCAATGGTCGACAAAAATACGACAGAATTCGACGAGAGCATATTTGACAGTTTGACAGCATCACCGACGAAAACCCCGAGAAAGTTAGCGAGTAATCCCTCAACTCCACGAAAAGTCACTTCCAATAAGTCCCTGCCGAGTATCGTAACCAACCCCTCCCAGCTCCCCAGCTCCCCAGGGAAGATCTTCGAGGGATCCCCAGAGAAGTCATGCATCAGCAGAAAAGAGGAGGTCCTCAAGATCCACGAGGACAATCACTCGGAGAGTGACGACTGCATAGATATCGAGACAGTTCCAGAAGAGGTGCCTGTCCTCGAAGCCGGGGATGTTAAGAGCCTTCTTGAGCAGTTCGAGGCATCAGAAGCCACCTCTTTGCATCCTCAGATCCGCTCTGACCCTAAGAACACACCGAAGACGATTCCTGAACCTCCAAAACCCGTCAATGATCATTGTACAGTGGATAAATCCAAACAGACACTTTTGAAGAAGTCCCTGGACACATCAGCTTCAAAACTCCATAAGAATATCCGAGACTCTCTACCCAAGGAGGTGGTCGACAGGATAAAGGCGTCAGGTCGTAGTAAACCGATCTCGGTGATTCCAGCATTGTCAAATCCAAAGGCCTGCAAGAGTTCAACAAGAATGCAGGAGGCAGCAGCCACTCTGTCTCGAAATAAACTCCTCAAGCTGGTCTCTAACGCTCCCAAGGTGGATGGATCAGTCCAGCTAGATCACGACTACTGCGGCAGTAGTGGAGGCCCCGAGAAGCCCACCAAACCCATCAGGAAGGCTCAAAACAATCGGTTGAGTATGcgaaaaaatatcatcaaatCAAAGAGTGGGGGAGACAATAGCTCGAAGAAGGACAGTGGACTTGAGTCTGGAGATGTCAGTGATGCGTCTGAGGAGCAAACACTGGCACCAGCTGATCGCACCAAAGACAAATCAATTGGTCAGATTAATTCCAATCCGCAGACTGAAATTGCCAACCCCGTCGTTAAGACAGTCCATGCAGCTGCTGCTATTCCCAATAAGGCAGCTCCAGTTTATGAGATGAAGATTCGTTCAGCTCTAGCCACAAGTATCCTCCAATTGCGTCAGGGGGTTTTGACGAAGACAAAGTCACTTCCTGGGATAGCGAAGAATAAACCCATGGTGTCGGTACTGAAGAAACCACCGATGCCCGCCGCTTTGCCAATTGAAAATGTCACGACTCAGGCGATCTCCAAGGATGAGGTACAGAAGGTAATTGTCCAGGAGGGGAGTCAGAATGTGCCGATACCTGAGGAGGAGAAGAAACCTCCAAGGAGGAAACTCAATCTGGCTGAGTACAGGAGCAGGAGAGAGCAGACGAGGAGTGACAACAGTAGGACCTGCTCACCATTGCAGCCCATGACTCTCGTTTACATTCATCATGCCTCGACGACAACTGAGCCCATTCAGGATGTACCTGACAATCCTGTCTGGTCGGAGAGGGAAATTGTGTCTGTCCTCAAGCCCAAGACCGAAGTCGAGGAGGACAAGGTCAGGGTGAAGGCTGTTACATGTGACAAGGGTACGCAGACTAATGAAGACGAGGAGGGAGAGAtcaaggaggaggaggaggaggtgagGGAGGTGGCGAAGGTCAACGACAGGAGAATGAGGAATTACAGGCAGAGGAGGGAGTCGTCGAGTCGGTCCAGGAGCAGAAGCTCGGGGAGGAGTCGGAGCAGAAGCTCCTCCAGCAGCCGGAGCTTCTCCAGGAACAGGAGTAGGAGTCCACAGAGGAGCAGGAGGAGTGGAAGACGGAGGGAGAGCAGTGACAGTCGGTCAAGATCCAGGAGCACCAGCAGCAGTAGCCGCAGCAGGTCGAGGAGTGATTCCAGATCGAGGAGGTGTAGTAGCAGACGGAGGAGGATTAGTTACAGGAGAAGCTCCGTTAGCTCTAGCAGCAGCTGGTCATCAAGGTCTAGAAGCTCCTACAGGTCCAGGACTAGGTCGTCGAGATCTAGAAGCAGATCCTCGGGGTCTTCCAGGTCTTCACGATATTCAGGATGCTCTAG GTCATCAAGGTCCAATTTGACCCGGAAATGGTCGAATCGTGGAGGACGCTCCCGAAGTCGGGGAAGCAGTTGTAGTAGACGAAGACGTCGTTCGAGCTGTAATTACCGTTCTCGGTCTTACAGGAG ATCTCCCTACAGACGTGCTTATGACAACTGGTACGGAAACGAGAAGGAGCGGCAGGTGGAGGAGCGAAGGGTGATCTACGTTGGTCGCCTCGAGGACGGTATCACGAAACTCGAACTCAGGAGACGCTTCGAGGCATTCGGACCCGTCTGTGACATTAGTTTGCACTTTCGTGAGCACGG CGATAATTATGGATTTGTAACGTTTGCATACAAAAATGATGCTTACGAAGCCGTAGAGCATGGCAACGATGACATAACACAGCCACGATATGACCTGTGCTTCGGTGGACGTCGGGCATTCTGTAAAGTTAAATACGCTGATCTAG ATGGAATGGCAAGCAATTCATTGACCAGCGGTCCCAGAAGCATGAGCAACGATGGGGACAACACATTTGATCTACTGCTTAAGGAGGCCAAGGCAAAGCTGAAGAAGCGAAAAGTTTGA
- the LOC135168807 gene encoding serine/arginine repetitive matrix protein 2 isoform X2: METGFLNFHDEEHFSDFSLSLDPHDSLEESSSSLMAIVDSDFDYNDCQGLDTSGGLWGTEEELNGDMAVLPHSGVASVIPKIENIKEDFAKVLIDWHEHIGYLQASDLEEDMDMSMPLAMVDKNTTEFDESIFDSLTASPTKTPRKLASNPSTPRKVTSNKSLPSIVTNPSQLPSSPGKIFEGSPEKSCISRKEEVLKIHEDNHSESDDCIDIETVPEEVPVLEAGDVKSLLEQFEASEATSLHPQIRSDPKNTPKTIPEPPKPVNDHCTVDKSKQTLLKKSLDTSASKLHKNIRDSLPKEVVDRIKASGRSKPISVIPALSNPKACKSSTRMQEAAATLSRNKLLKLVSNAPKVDGSVQLDHDYCGSSGGPEKPTKPIRKAQNNRLSMRKNIIKSKSGGDNSSKKDSGLESGDVSDASEEQTLAPADRTKDKSIGQINSNPQTEIANPVVKTVHAAAAIPNKAAPVYEMKIRSALATSILQLRQGVLTKTKSLPGIAKNKPMVSVLKKPPMPAALPIENVTTQAISKDEVQKVIVQEGSQNVPIPEEEKKPPRRKLNLAEYRSRREQTRSDNSRTCSPLQPMTLVYIHHASTTTEPIQDVPDNPVWSEREIVSVLKPKTEVEEDKVRVKAVTCDKGTQTNEDEEGEIKEEEEEVREVAKVNDRRMRNYRQRRESSSRSRSRSSGRSRSRSSSSSRSFSRNRSRSPQRSRRSGRRRESSDSRSRSRSTSSSSRSRSRSDSRSRRCSSRRRRISYRRSSVSSSSSWSSRSRSSYRSRTRSSRSRSRSSGSSRSSRYSGCSRSSRSNLTRKWSNRGGRSRSRGSSCSRRRRRSSCNYRSRSYRRSPYRRAYDNWYGNEKERQVEERRVIYVGRLEDGITKLELRRRFEAFGPVCDISLHFREHGDNYGFVTFAYKNDAYEAVEHGNDDITQPRYDLCFGGRRAFCKVKYADLDGMASNSLTSGPRSMSNDGDNTFDLLLKEAKAKLKKRKV; encoded by the exons ATGGAAACAGGCTTTTTAAACTTCCATGATGAGGAACACTTTTCAGACTTCTCCTTGTCCCTGGATCCCCACGACTCCCTGGAGGAGTCATCCAGCTCCCTCATGGCAATCGTTGATTCGGACTTCGACTATAACGATTGCCAGGGGCTGGATACATCAGGAGGTCTCTGGGGCACTGAAGAAGAGCTGAACGGTGATATGGCTGTCCTCCCTCACTCGGGTGTAGCCTCAGTAATTCCAAAGATCGAAAACATAAAGGAGGATTTTGCCAAAGTCCTGATAGACTGGCACGAGCACATTGGTTACCTGCAAGCCTCGGACCTGGAGGAGGATATGGACATGAGTATGCCTCTGGCAATGGTCGACAAAAATACGACAGAATTCGACGAGAGCATATTTGACAGTTTGACAGCATCACCGACGAAAACCCCGAGAAAGTTAGCGAGTAATCCCTCAACTCCACGAAAAGTCACTTCCAATAAGTCCCTGCCGAGTATCGTAACCAACCCCTCCCAGCTCCCCAGCTCCCCAGGGAAGATCTTCGAGGGATCCCCAGAGAAGTCATGCATCAGCAGAAAAGAGGAGGTCCTCAAGATCCACGAGGACAATCACTCGGAGAGTGACGACTGCATAGATATCGAGACAGTTCCAGAAGAGGTGCCTGTCCTCGAAGCCGGGGATGTTAAGAGCCTTCTTGAGCAGTTCGAGGCATCAGAAGCCACCTCTTTGCATCCTCAGATCCGCTCTGACCCTAAGAACACACCGAAGACGATTCCTGAACCTCCAAAACCCGTCAATGATCATTGTACAGTGGATAAATCCAAACAGACACTTTTGAAGAAGTCCCTGGACACATCAGCTTCAAAACTCCATAAGAATATCCGAGACTCTCTACCCAAGGAGGTGGTCGACAGGATAAAGGCGTCAGGTCGTAGTAAACCGATCTCGGTGATTCCAGCATTGTCAAATCCAAAGGCCTGCAAGAGTTCAACAAGAATGCAGGAGGCAGCAGCCACTCTGTCTCGAAATAAACTCCTCAAGCTGGTCTCTAACGCTCCCAAGGTGGATGGATCAGTCCAGCTAGATCACGACTACTGCGGCAGTAGTGGAGGCCCCGAGAAGCCCACCAAACCCATCAGGAAGGCTCAAAACAATCGGTTGAGTATGcgaaaaaatatcatcaaatCAAAGAGTGGGGGAGACAATAGCTCGAAGAAGGACAGTGGACTTGAGTCTGGAGATGTCAGTGATGCGTCTGAGGAGCAAACACTGGCACCAGCTGATCGCACCAAAGACAAATCAATTGGTCAGATTAATTCCAATCCGCAGACTGAAATTGCCAACCCCGTCGTTAAGACAGTCCATGCAGCTGCTGCTATTCCCAATAAGGCAGCTCCAGTTTATGAGATGAAGATTCGTTCAGCTCTAGCCACAAGTATCCTCCAATTGCGTCAGGGGGTTTTGACGAAGACAAAGTCACTTCCTGGGATAGCGAAGAATAAACCCATGGTGTCGGTACTGAAGAAACCACCGATGCCCGCCGCTTTGCCAATTGAAAATGTCACGACTCAGGCGATCTCCAAGGATGAGGTACAGAAGGTAATTGTCCAGGAGGGGAGTCAGAATGTGCCGATACCTGAGGAGGAGAAGAAACCTCCAAGGAGGAAACTCAATCTGGCTGAGTACAGGAGCAGGAGAGAGCAGACGAGGAGTGACAACAGTAGGACCTGCTCACCATTGCAGCCCATGACTCTCGTTTACATTCATCATGCCTCGACGACAACTGAGCCCATTCAGGATGTACCTGACAATCCTGTCTGGTCGGAGAGGGAAATTGTGTCTGTCCTCAAGCCCAAGACCGAAGTCGAGGAGGACAAGGTCAGGGTGAAGGCTGTTACATGTGACAAGGGTACGCAGACTAATGAAGACGAGGAGGGAGAGAtcaaggaggaggaggaggaggtgagGGAGGTGGCGAAGGTCAACGACAGGAGAATGAGGAATTACAGGCAGAGGAGGGAGTCGTCGAGTCGGTCCAGGAGCAGAAGCTCGGGGAGGAGTCGGAGCAGAAGCTCCTCCAGCAGCCGGAGCTTCTCCAGGAACAGGAGTAGGAGTCCACAGAGGAGCAGGAGGAGTGGAAGACGGAGGGAGAGCAGTGACAGTCGGTCAAGATCCAGGAGCACCAGCAGCAGTAGCCGCAGCAGGTCGAGGAGTGATTCCAGATCGAGGAGGTGTAGTAGCAGACGGAGGAGGATTAGTTACAGGAGAAGCTCCGTTAGCTCTAGCAGCAGCTGGTCATCAAGGTCTAGAAGCTCCTACAGGTCCAGGACTAGGTCGTCGAGATCTAGAAGCAGATCCTCGGGGTCTTCCAGGTCTTCACGATATTCAGGATGCTCTAG GTCATCAAGGTCCAATTTGACCCGGAAATGGTCGAATCGTGGAGGACGCTCCCGAAGTCGGGGAAGCAGTTGTAGTAGACGAAGACGTCGTTCGAGCTGTAATTACCGTTCTCGGTCTTACAGGAG ATCTCCCTACAGACGTGCTTATGACAACTGGTACGGAAACGAGAAGGAGCGGCAGGTGGAGGAGCGAAGGGTGATCTACGTTGGTCGCCTCGAGGACGGTATCACGAAACTCGAACTCAGGAGACGCTTCGAGGCATTCGGACCCGTCTGTGACATTAGTTTGCACTTTCGTGAGCACGG CGATAATTATGGATTTGTAACGTTTGCATACAAAAATGATGCTTACGAAGCCGTAGAGCATGGCAACGATGACATAACACAGCCACGATATGACCTGTGCTTCGGTGGACGTCGGGCATTCTGTAAAGTTAAATACGCTGATCTAG ATGGAATGGCAAGCAATTCATTGACCAGCGGTCCCAGAAGCATGAGCAACGATGGGGACAACACATTTGATCTACTGCTTAAGGAGGCCAAGGCAAAGCTGAAGAAGCGAAAAGTTTGA
- the LOC135168807 gene encoding uncharacterized protein LOC135168807 isoform X3 — translation MDGCGGELCENILPRAQSPHCEIFVHKFPPRTSVESPTPCDMETGFLNFHDEEHFSDFSLSLDPHDSLEESSSSLMAIVDSDFDYNDCQGLDTSGGLWGTEEELNGDMAVLPHSGVASVIPKIENIKEDFAKVLIDWHEHIGYLQASDLEEDMDMSMPLAMVDKNTTEFDESIFDSLTASPTKTPRKLASNPSTPRKVTSNKSLPSIVTNPSQLPSSPGKIFEGSPEKSCISRKEEVLKIHEDNHSESDDCIDIETVPEEVPVLEAGDVKSLLEQFEASEATSLHPQIRSDPKNTPKTIPEPPKPVNDHCTVDKSKQTLLKKSLDTSASKLHKNIRDSLPKEVVDRIKASGRSKPISVIPALSNPKACKSSTRMQEAAATLSRNKLLKLVSNAPKVDGSVQLDHDYCGSSGGPEKPTKPIRKAQNNRLSMRKNIIKSKSGGDNSSKKDSGLESGDVSDASEEQTLAPADRTKDKSIGQINSNPQTEIANPVVKTVHAAAAIPNKAAPVYEMKIRSALATSILQLRQGVLTKTKSLPGIAKNKPMVSVLKKPPMPAALPIENVTTQAISKDEVQKVIVQEGSQNVPIPEEEKKPPRRKLNLAEYRSRREQTRSDNSRTCSPLQPMTLVYIHHASTTTEPIQDVPDNPVWSEREIVSVLKPKTEVEEDKVRVKAVTCDKGTQTNEDEEGEIKEEEEEVREVAKVNDRRMRNYRQRRESSSRSRSRSSGRSRSRSSSSSRSFSRNRSRSPQRSRRSGRRRESSDSRSRSRSTSSSSRSRSRSDSRSRRCSSRRRRISYRRSSVSSSSSWSSRSRSSYRSRTRSSRSRSRSSGSSRSSRYSGCSRSPYRRAYDNWYGNEKERQVEERRVIYVGRLEDGITKLELRRRFEAFGPVCDISLHFREHGDNYGFVTFAYKNDAYEAVEHGNDDITQPRYDLCFGGRRAFCKVKYADLDGMASNSLTSGPRSMSNDGDNTFDLLLKEAKAKLKKRKV, via the exons ATGGATGGGTGTGGGGGAGAGCTCTGCGAAAATATTCTGCCGCGTGCCCAATCGCCACATTGCGAGATATTTGT TCATAAATTCCCCCCGAGGACGAGTGTAGAATCCCCCACCCCCTGTGACATGGAAACAGGCTTTTTAAACTTCCATGATGAGGAACACTTTTCAGACTTCTCCTTGTCCCTGGATCCCCACGACTCCCTGGAGGAGTCATCCAGCTCCCTCATGGCAATCGTTGATTCGGACTTCGACTATAACGATTGCCAGGGGCTGGATACATCAGGAGGTCTCTGGGGCACTGAAGAAGAGCTGAACGGTGATATGGCTGTCCTCCCTCACTCGGGTGTAGCCTCAGTAATTCCAAAGATCGAAAACATAAAGGAGGATTTTGCCAAAGTCCTGATAGACTGGCACGAGCACATTGGTTACCTGCAAGCCTCGGACCTGGAGGAGGATATGGACATGAGTATGCCTCTGGCAATGGTCGACAAAAATACGACAGAATTCGACGAGAGCATATTTGACAGTTTGACAGCATCACCGACGAAAACCCCGAGAAAGTTAGCGAGTAATCCCTCAACTCCACGAAAAGTCACTTCCAATAAGTCCCTGCCGAGTATCGTAACCAACCCCTCCCAGCTCCCCAGCTCCCCAGGGAAGATCTTCGAGGGATCCCCAGAGAAGTCATGCATCAGCAGAAAAGAGGAGGTCCTCAAGATCCACGAGGACAATCACTCGGAGAGTGACGACTGCATAGATATCGAGACAGTTCCAGAAGAGGTGCCTGTCCTCGAAGCCGGGGATGTTAAGAGCCTTCTTGAGCAGTTCGAGGCATCAGAAGCCACCTCTTTGCATCCTCAGATCCGCTCTGACCCTAAGAACACACCGAAGACGATTCCTGAACCTCCAAAACCCGTCAATGATCATTGTACAGTGGATAAATCCAAACAGACACTTTTGAAGAAGTCCCTGGACACATCAGCTTCAAAACTCCATAAGAATATCCGAGACTCTCTACCCAAGGAGGTGGTCGACAGGATAAAGGCGTCAGGTCGTAGTAAACCGATCTCGGTGATTCCAGCATTGTCAAATCCAAAGGCCTGCAAGAGTTCAACAAGAATGCAGGAGGCAGCAGCCACTCTGTCTCGAAATAAACTCCTCAAGCTGGTCTCTAACGCTCCCAAGGTGGATGGATCAGTCCAGCTAGATCACGACTACTGCGGCAGTAGTGGAGGCCCCGAGAAGCCCACCAAACCCATCAGGAAGGCTCAAAACAATCGGTTGAGTATGcgaaaaaatatcatcaaatCAAAGAGTGGGGGAGACAATAGCTCGAAGAAGGACAGTGGACTTGAGTCTGGAGATGTCAGTGATGCGTCTGAGGAGCAAACACTGGCACCAGCTGATCGCACCAAAGACAAATCAATTGGTCAGATTAATTCCAATCCGCAGACTGAAATTGCCAACCCCGTCGTTAAGACAGTCCATGCAGCTGCTGCTATTCCCAATAAGGCAGCTCCAGTTTATGAGATGAAGATTCGTTCAGCTCTAGCCACAAGTATCCTCCAATTGCGTCAGGGGGTTTTGACGAAGACAAAGTCACTTCCTGGGATAGCGAAGAATAAACCCATGGTGTCGGTACTGAAGAAACCACCGATGCCCGCCGCTTTGCCAATTGAAAATGTCACGACTCAGGCGATCTCCAAGGATGAGGTACAGAAGGTAATTGTCCAGGAGGGGAGTCAGAATGTGCCGATACCTGAGGAGGAGAAGAAACCTCCAAGGAGGAAACTCAATCTGGCTGAGTACAGGAGCAGGAGAGAGCAGACGAGGAGTGACAACAGTAGGACCTGCTCACCATTGCAGCCCATGACTCTCGTTTACATTCATCATGCCTCGACGACAACTGAGCCCATTCAGGATGTACCTGACAATCCTGTCTGGTCGGAGAGGGAAATTGTGTCTGTCCTCAAGCCCAAGACCGAAGTCGAGGAGGACAAGGTCAGGGTGAAGGCTGTTACATGTGACAAGGGTACGCAGACTAATGAAGACGAGGAGGGAGAGAtcaaggaggaggaggaggaggtgagGGAGGTGGCGAAGGTCAACGACAGGAGAATGAGGAATTACAGGCAGAGGAGGGAGTCGTCGAGTCGGTCCAGGAGCAGAAGCTCGGGGAGGAGTCGGAGCAGAAGCTCCTCCAGCAGCCGGAGCTTCTCCAGGAACAGGAGTAGGAGTCCACAGAGGAGCAGGAGGAGTGGAAGACGGAGGGAGAGCAGTGACAGTCGGTCAAGATCCAGGAGCACCAGCAGCAGTAGCCGCAGCAGGTCGAGGAGTGATTCCAGATCGAGGAGGTGTAGTAGCAGACGGAGGAGGATTAGTTACAGGAGAAGCTCCGTTAGCTCTAGCAGCAGCTGGTCATCAAGGTCTAGAAGCTCCTACAGGTCCAGGACTAGGTCGTCGAGATCTAGAAGCAGATCCTCGGGGTCTTCCAGGTCTTCACGATATTCAGGATGCTCTAG ATCTCCCTACAGACGTGCTTATGACAACTGGTACGGAAACGAGAAGGAGCGGCAGGTGGAGGAGCGAAGGGTGATCTACGTTGGTCGCCTCGAGGACGGTATCACGAAACTCGAACTCAGGAGACGCTTCGAGGCATTCGGACCCGTCTGTGACATTAGTTTGCACTTTCGTGAGCACGG CGATAATTATGGATTTGTAACGTTTGCATACAAAAATGATGCTTACGAAGCCGTAGAGCATGGCAACGATGACATAACACAGCCACGATATGACCTGTGCTTCGGTGGACGTCGGGCATTCTGTAAAGTTAAATACGCTGATCTAG ATGGAATGGCAAGCAATTCATTGACCAGCGGTCCCAGAAGCATGAGCAACGATGGGGACAACACATTTGATCTACTGCTTAAGGAGGCCAAGGCAAAGCTGAAGAAGCGAAAAGTTTGA